GGTGACGGTAAAGGACACCGAGGGGGTGCAGCTCCAGGCGCTGAAGGAAACCGAGACGAAGCTTGCCGCCCTGGCGAACCTTCCCGCTGCCGATGCAGCCGTTCCGAAAGCGGCCAGAAAGCCGCATTCCCGGAAGAAGCCGCACAAAAAGCCGCGCGGTCACGCTGCGGCGACGCCGCCACATGGCGAGACGAAGGTGGCAGGGAAGCACCTCACCATCGGCGAGGTCAACGCCATCCTCGCAGGGAGCAGGGACTTCTCCGGCGCCGACCTGAGCGGCCTCGACCTGGCCGGGCTCGACCTGAGCGGCGCCAACTTCTCCCGCGCCGATCTGGAGCGGGCCAACCTGGAAAAGGCGGATCTTAGTGAAACGGACCTGCAGCTCGCGGATCTCACCCACGCAAACCTCACCCGAGCGACCCTGCGGCTGGCCCGACTGAACGGCACCAGGCTCTGGGGTGCACGCTGCGACGGCGCTCTCTGGACCGACCGGACGGTCTGCCGCAGCGGATCTTTGGGGAGATGCCGGGAGAACTAGAGGTTTTCGATATCGCCCCTTCGGCCTGCCGGAGGCAAATCCCCCCTGTCCCCCTTCGCAAAGGGGGGAACGTAATGGGTTGCCGCTTCTTTAAGGGCACCAAAACTTGCGCCTCCGAATCCCCGAGGAAATCTTCCAGCCATAAAAAAAGCCCCGGATCGCTCCGGGGCTTTTTTCCATTTCTGGGGGTTGGTACTAGATCTTCATGACGTTCGCGGCCTGCAGCCCTTTGGGGCCTTTCTGGACGTCGAAAGTCACCTGATCTCCTTCTGCGAGGGATTTGAACCCTTCTCCCGAGATTGCGGAGAAGTGCACGAATACGTCCTCGCCATTATCCTGCTCGATGAAACCAAAACCTTTGCTGTCGTTGAACCACTTTACAACACCTTTTGCCATTACTTCTTTCTCCTAGCTTACTGCTTCTACCTTTTCAAATTCGGCCGGGCCATCCCCAACACTACAATTTAATAGTATGAAGATGGCCAGACCGAGTCAAGGCTTTATTTTTCGTCGTAGTTCATCTCCGCCATCCGGCGGTAGAGGTCGTAACGACGGGAGTTTATGACGGTCGCGCGATCCATGAGGGCCTTCGCCGCCTCCGGATTGTTCTTCTTGAGGACGCGGTAGCGGTTCTCGCCGTAGGCGTACTCTTCGAGGGACATGGTCGGTTCCTTGCTGTCCAGCTGCAGCGGGTTCTTCCCCTGCTCCGCCAGCGCGGGGTTGTAGCGGATCAGCGGCCAGTGACCGCAGGCGACCGCCTTCTTCTGCTCATCGATGCCGCTGGTCATGTTGATGCCGTGGGCGATGCAGTGGGCGTAGCAGAGGATGAGGGAGGGGCCGTCGTACGCCTCCGCCTCGATGAACGCCTTCACCACCTGCTGCGGGTTGGAGAGGGCGACCTTCGCCACATAGACGTTGCCGTAGGCCATGGCGATCATCGCCAGGTCCTTCTTCGCCTGCGGCTTGCCGCCGGCGGCAAACTGCGCGACCGCCCCCATCGGGGTGGACTTCGATGCCTGGCCGCCGGTGTTGGAGTACACCTCGGTGTCGAGGACCAGGAGGTTCACGTTCTGCCCGGAGGCGATGACGTGGTCGAGGCCGCCGTAGCCGATGTCGTATGCCCAGCCGTCGCCGCCGACGATCCACACCGACTTCTTCACCAGGTAGTCGGCGATGGAATGGAGGCGCTTCGCCAGGTCGGAGTCGCACCCGCCGAGGATCTCCTTGAGCTTCGCCACCCGGCCGCGCTGCTCCTCGATCCCCTCCTGGGTCGTCTGGTCAGCCGCCTTGATCGCCTGCAAAAGGGCGGTGAGCTCGTCGTTCTTCTTCTCGCAGGCGCAGGCGGAGATCTGGTCCACCAGCTCCAGTGCTGCCTGGGTGAACTTGTCGACCGCGAGGCGCATGCCGAAGCCGAACTCGGCGTTATCCTCGAAGAGGGAGTTGGACCATGCCGGTCCGCGCCCGTCGGCACGCTGCGCCCACGGAGTCGTCGGAAGGTTGCCGCCGTAGATGGAGGTGCAGCCGGTGGCGTTGGCGATGAGCGCGCGGTCGCCGAAGAGCTGCGACATGAGCTTCAGGTACGGTGTCTCGCCGCAGCCGGCGCAGGCGCCGGAGTACTCGAAGAGCGGCCTGATGAGCTGGCTCCCCTTCAGGGTGTCGCGCTTGTAGAGGGCCGGGTCGGTCTCCGGGATGCTCAGGAAGAAGTTGTAGCGCTCAGCCTCGGCAGCGCGCAGCGGCGGCTGGAACTGCATGTTGATCGCCTTGTGGTTCGGGTCTTCCTTCGACTTCGCCGGGCAGTTGTAGACGCAGGCGCCGCAACCGGTGCAGTCCTCGGGGGCGACCTGAACGGAGCACTTCATCCCCTTGAACTCGGCGCCGCGCGCGTCGGCGGAGAGGAACCCTTCCGGGGCCCCCTGAAGATCGGCCTCGCCGTACATCTTCATCCTGATGGTGGCGTGCGGGCAGACGAAGGAGCAGATGCCGCACTGGATGCACAGTGCCGGATCCCAGATCGGGATCTCGAGGGCGATGTTTCGCTTCTCGTACTGGGAGGTTGCGGTCGGGTAGGTACCGTCCGACGGCATCGCAGATACCGGGAGGTCGTCACCTTTCCCCGCGATGAGGGTCGCGGTGACCTGCTGCACGAATTCCGGAGCGTGAGCGCCGACTGCGGGGGGCCTTTTGGTGATCGCGGTGACGGACGGGGAGACCGGCATCTCGAAGATGTTCTCGAGCGCGGCATCGACCGCCTTGTTGTTCATCTCCACGACCTTCTCCCCTGCCTTGCCGTAGCTCTTCTTGATCGCCGTGCGGATGGAGTCCACAGCGGTCTCCAGCGGGATGATGTTGGAGATCTTGAAGAAGGCGGTCTGCATGATGACGTTGATGCGCGCCCCGAGGCCGAGCTCCTCGGCGAGCTTCGTGGCGTCGATGACGAAAACACGCAGCTTCTTCTCCACGATCGACTGCTGCACCTCCACCGGCATCCTGTCCCACACCTCGTCCTTGCTGAAGGGGGAGCACAGGAGGAAGGTCGCCCCTTCCTTCGCCTTGGAGAGCATGTCGTACTTCTCCAGGAAGGAGAAGTTGTGGCAGGCGATGAAGTCGGCCTGGTCGATGAGATACGGGGAGCGGATCACCTGCTTCCCGAAGCGCAGGTGGCTTGTGGTGACGGAGCCCGCCTTCTTCGAGTCGTACACGAAGTACGCCTGGACGTTGTAGTCTGTCGTCTCGCCGATGATCTTGATGGAGTTCTTGTTGGCGCCGACGGTGCCGTCCGAGCCGAGCCCGAAGAACATGGCGGAGTAGGTCTGTCCCGCCGGATTAAGGAAAGAGTGGTCGTAGGGAAGGGAGGTGCCGCAGACGTCCTCGGTGATCCCCACCACGAAGTGGTTCCTGGGGTGCGCCGCGGAGAGGTTGTCGAACACCGCCTTCACCATCCCCGGGGTGAACTCCTTCGAGCCGAGGCCGTAGCGCCCGCCGACGACGGTCGGGTAGGCGGAGAAGGAGGCTTTGCCGGCGGACATCATCTCGCCGAGCGCGGTGCGCACGTCGAGGTAGAGCGGCTCGCCGAGGGCCCCCGGCTCCTTCGTGCGGTCAAGTACCGCAATCGACTTCACCGTCGCCGGGAGGGCGGCCACGAAAGCCTCTGCCGGGAAGGGGCGGAACAGGCGGACCTTCAGCATGCCGACCTTTTCGCCGCGGGCCGCGAGCGTTTCGATCGTCTCCTCCACCGTCTCGGCGCCGGAGCCCATGATGACGACCACGCGCTCCGCGTCGGGCGCGCCGACGTACTGCACGAGGGAGTACTGGCGACCGGTGAGCTTCGCGAAGCGGTCCATCTCCTCCTGGACGATCCCGGGGGTGGCGACGTAGTACGGGTTCACCGTCTCGCGCCCCTGGAAGTACACGTCCGGGTTCTGCGCCGTGCCGCGCAGCACCGGGTGGTCCGGGGAGAGGGCCCGAGCCCTGTGGGCGCGGACCAGGTCCTCGTCGATCATGGCGCGCATGTCGTCAAAGGAGAGCTCCTCGACCTTCTGCACTTCGTGGGAGGTGCGGAAGCCGTCGAAGAAGTGCAGGAAGGGGACGCGGGACTTCAGCGTCGCGGCCTGGGAGATCAGGGCGAAGTCCATGACCTCCTGCACGTTGTTGGAGCAGAGCATCGCCCACCCGGTGGAGCGCACGCTCATGACATCGGAGTGGTCGCCGAAGATGGAGAGGGCCTGCGCCGCGATGGCGCGTGCGGAGACATGGAAGACGGTCGGGGTGAGCTCGCCGGCGATCTTGAACATGTTGGGGATCATCAGGAGGAGCCCCTGGCTCGCCGTGAAGGTGGTGGTCAGGGCACCGGCCTGCAGGGCGCCGTGTACGGTGCCGGCCGCGCCAGCCTCGGACTGCAGCTCGGACACCAGGGGTACCGTCCCCCAGATGTTCTTCTCCCCCCTGGCGCTCTTCACGTCGGAAATCTCGCCCATCACCGAGGAGGGGGTGATGGGGTAGATCGCGATCACCTCATTGGTGGCGTGTGCCACATGAGCCGCAGCGGTGTTACCGTCGATAGTTACCATTCTTCGGGCCATTTTGGTTCTCTCCTGTTTTAACCTGATTATGTATATCAACCCCTGGAGGCAGTGTCGCACGCAATGCCGGACCTGATGCCGCCTGTTCAGGCAGCGCAGATGGTACCGCGAGCGTCGAAAAATGGAGCTGTCCCCGGGCTTTTCCGGGGGACTTCAGAAGCAAGGTCAAAGCGGGATTTGCCAGAGAGGGGTGCGGAAGGCGGGAAGGGGGTGGGATCTAAAATGTCCTACAGATAACAAACGCCCAGAGCTTCAAAGCTCCGAGCGCCCCTCCACAGCCCGCTGCACGGTGGCGGTGTCAACGTATTCCAGATCGCTGCCGATCGGTATGCCGTGAGCCAGCCGGGTCACCCTGATGCAAAGCGGCTTTATCAATTTCGTCAAGTAAAGAGCAGTTGCCTCTCCCTCTACGGTGAAGTTGGTGGCGATCAAAACCTCGCGCACCCGCTCGTCCCGCAGTCTTTCCATGAGCTCCGCTATGCGCAGGCTCGCCGGCGTGATGCCGTTCAGGGGGGAGAGGGCCCCTTGCAATACATGGTACCGCCCGCGGAAGGCGCGGCTGCGTTCCATGGCGAGGAGATCCTGCGGTTCCTCCACCACACAAAGCGTCGACTCCTCCCGCTCCCCTGTGCAGATCTGGCAGGGGTCCTCTTCGGTGATGGCGAAACAGACGGAGCAGAACCGCACCTTCGCCGCCACCTCGTTCAGGCTCTCCGCGAGAGCCTCTATATTCCCCGGGGACTTCAGGAGATGAAACGCCAGTCTAAGGGCGCTCTTCTCGCCGACCCCCGGAAGTTTCTTCAGCTCTCCCAGCAGTCTGGTGAGCGAGTTTGAGAAATGTAGCATATTCCTCTTGCCGATAAAACAATTTTTTACTATTTATCTTTACCAAAATTTTTTTCGTGAGACGAGCCGGAAGGCCCTCCTCACGAAGGACAGGAAAGCCCGCCAGCCCTCCCGCTCGCACTCGTGCGACAGGGGGGCCGGCTGGCGCTGCCCGTCCTAGAAGAGACCGGGGATGTTCATCCCGCCGGTGATCTTGCTCATCTCCTCCGCCATGGCGGCGTGCACCTTCTTCAGTGCCTCGTTCACCGCGGTCATGACGAGATCCTGAAGCATTTCCACGTCTTCCGGGTCAACCGCTTCCTTCTTTATGGTGAGGGAGAGGACCTGATTCTTGCCGTTTACCACCACAGTCACGGCGCCCCCGCCGGTGGTCACCTCGGCGGTACGCTGCGCAGCCTCCTCCTGCAGTTTGCCCATCTTCTGCTGCATCATCTGCGCTTGCTTCATGATCTGCGCCAAACCTTTAGACATCTTCTCCTCCGCTTATGGTGTTTATCCTGGCCTTTGCCAGCCTAACGTCGTTATACTTTTTCCGCCGCAAGTTCCTGCACGTCGGCGATCTCGCCGTCGAAGAGGTGTACCGCCTGGGCGACCAGGGGGTGCTCTTCGGCCTCTTTCCTCAGTGTCTCCCTGCGGCGGGCATCTTCAAGGCTTTTTTTTTCCGCGAGCGTGGCGGGGGTATCGCTACCGGCGGCGGTGAGGGGGACGACGCGCACGTTCGTGTCGACACCGAAATACCCCTTCGCCATCGCCTTCAGGTCGGCGATCTTTTCCGGGTCCTGCAGGCTCTTCAGGTGGTAGGAGCCGACCGGCCCCCCGATCTCCAGGAGCTCGCGGGTCACCGTGATAGGGTGCACCTCCTCGAGGAAGGTGGCAAGGAAAGGTTTCTTCCCCTTCACGTAGCGCACCAGTCCCGCCCAGAGCTCGTCCCGGTCGGCACCCGCGGGGGCGAGGGGCGCGGCGGCAACCGGCGCCTCACGGGGGGGAGCCGGGGCAGCACTCGCCGGAGCCGGCGGAGGCGCAAAAGCCGGTGCCTTCGCGGGAGCGGCCTCGCGCACAGGGGGCGCAGGCGCGGCCGGCGCCGCAGCGGGACGGGGTGCACCTTGCGGTGCAGGGCGCGGGGCGGCTGCCACGGAAACCCCGCCCTCCAGCGCCTTCAGCCTGCGCAGGAGCTCGTCCACCGGGATGGCGGGGGCGAGCGAGGTCATCTTTAAAAGCGCCATCTCCAGGATCAGGCGTGGAAAACTTCCCTGCGCCATCTCCCCTTCGGCCTTCAGCAGTATCTGCAGGCGGCGCTGCACCTCCTGCCCGGTCGTGCCGCGCGCCAGCGCTCCCATCTCTTCCACTTCCGCCTCGGAAAGATCGAGAAGGTCCGCCCCGTCCGGCACCGCGTTCAGCACCGCGACCGCCCGCAAGCGCTCGATGAGTTCCTGGCAGAAGTGGCGCATGCTGTAGCCGAAGGAGTCTACCCGGGCCACCAGCTGCAGCACCCCCCGGGAGTCCCCGGAAAAGACGGCGCGGCAGGCGTCGGAGAGGAGAGTGCGGTCGACGACCCCGAGGAGCGCCGCGGCGTCCGCATCGGAAACGGTCGCACCGCAGAAGGCGAGGACCTGGTCGAGGGTGGAGAGCGCGTCGCGCATGCTCCCGTCACCCTTGCGGGCCACGAGGTTCAGCGCCTCGTCACTGATCGCCACCCCTTCCTGGTCCACGATGAAGCGCAGGCGTGCCGCGATGCGCGGGAGCGCGATCCTCTTGAAGTCGAAGCGCTGGCAGCGGGAGAGGATGGTGATCGGGACCTTGTGCGGCTCGGTGGTGGCGAAGATGAACTTTACGTGGGGGGGAGGCTCTTCGAGCGTCTTCAGAAGCGCGTTGAACGCGCTCGTGGAGAGCATGTGGACTTCGTCGATGATGAATATCTTGTAGCGGGAGCGCGAGGGGAGGTACTTGATGTTTTCGCGCAGCTCGCGCACATCGTCGACACTGGTATTGGAGGCGCCGTCGATCTCGAAGACGTCGACCGAGGTTCCCTGGGTGATCTCCTGGCAGGCCGGGCACTCGTTGCACGGCTCCGTCGTCGTCCCCGTCTCGCAGTTCAGCGCCTTCGCGAGGATGCGGGCGGAACTCGTCTTCCCCACCCCGCGCGCGCCGGTAAAGAGAAAGGCATGCGCCACGCGGCCGCCGTCGATGGCGTTTTTCAGCGTCTGGCTGACGTGCTCCTGCCCTACCAGATCAGTAAAGGTCTGGGGACGCCACTTTCTGGCTAAAACGAGATAGGACAAGGGAGCTTACCTCTTGGCAGCAATCCGGAAGGGGGGGAATCTGGAGAACGGCGGGTTGCGGAGAGAGCTGATAGCTGGGCTACCCCGCGGCACACGGTGGCGGTTACTGCCGCTGCTTCCTTCCGGACCTGACGGGGTTCATAACCTTCCGTTGCGCGGGACCCAGCTATCAGGTCTATCCGCAAGGAAATTATGGCGGAGAGAGAGGGATTCGAACCCTCGGTACGCTATTAACGTACACACGCTTTCCAGGCGTGCTCCTTCAACCACTCGGACATCTCTCCACGAGAAGTAGGTTTATAATATGTGCCGCGGATTTTGTAAAGCGTTTTTTGCGGGAGGCGTCACCCGCCGCGCGGGAGCCCCCGCAGGGGGAGCTACGCCTCGAGGTCGGAGGCAGTTGGAGAGGGTGCGGTATCATCCTTCCCGCTCTGCGTCGCACGCGGCAGAAGGCCGTTGCGCTCCATGAGCGCCTGCAACAGGGAAGGATGCTCCTTGTGCTTCATGATCTGCTTGACGATGATTTCGCGCACGGAAAGAAGTTCCTGCTTCAGCGCCTCGGCATGGCGCACCAGGCGGCGCGCCCGGGCATCGCTGCGCACGTACGGGGCGAGGAGATGCACGGCCTCTCCTATCTTCTGGCTCACCAGAACCCTCTCCCGGTAGTCTTCCAGCATCCCCCCCCTCAGGCGCTCCTCCAGCGCGTCGAACTCCGCTGTGAAGTAATTGAGGACGTCCGCATGGACCGTGTCGTTTTCTCTCATCAAATTCACCATCACCTTTTTGCAATTCTTGCAGACAGAGTTGGCACTTCCCTGCCACAAAATTTCTATTCGGCACCACCTTCGTTTTCTTTATCCCTTATTTCCGATTTGAGCACATTAATTTAAGGAGAAAGAAGCCGCCTTCCAATACCTTCCGTGTCCCCTCCCCCGCATCGGCGACGGAAAGGGTGCGAAGCTGCGCCAGAACCGCCTCTGGCTAAAGTGCAGCAATTTTGCTATGCTGCTCCAGATACATCCCACTCCCACGGAAACCCGAAGAGTACATGACCACTACCCCCGATTACCTTCAGGAAATCTCCGCCCTCCTCACACCGGAAAACGCGACGGCAAGCGTCGCCGGTCTGAAAGGCTCGGCCCCCGCCTACCTTCTCTCCCGCCTCCTGGCGGCTGCCTCCGCACCGCTGCTGATCGTGACGCCGGACCAGGACAGCGCCGACGAGATGGTGCGGGAATTGCGCTTTTTCTCCGCGACGCCGGAGGAGATTGTCCCCTTCCCCGCCTGGGACATAGCGCCGATGGAGGCCGCCCCGGTGCACGCCGACGTGATCGGGGAGCGGCTGAACGCGCTCTTCCGGCTCCTGGACGGGCGCGCCCGCGCGGTGGTGGTTCCGGCCCAGGCCGCGCTCCAGCGGGTCATGCCGCGCGCCACCCTCGGCGAGGTCTCGCAGTACCTGGTGACCGGCGAGGAGCTCGAGCGGGAGACCCTCCTGCACAAGCTGGTGCAGCTCGGCTACAGCCAGACGCCGGTGGTGGAGGACCGCAGCACCTTCTCCGTGCGCGGCGGGATCCTGGACGTCTTCCCCCCCGACCTGGAAAAACCGGTGCGCATCGAGTTCTTCGGCGACCAGGTGGAGACGATGCGCGCCTTCGATCCGCTGACCCAGCGCTCGCTGGAGCCGGTGGAGGAGCTCGTGCTCCTTCCGGGGCGCGAATTCATCCTCTCCGAGGAGGTGCTGAAGCGCTTCGCCCCCCTCCTGAAGAGGCGCTGCGACGAGATGGGGATCGGCGCCGACCGGCGCCGGGAACTCCTGGACCAGCTGCAGCACGGCATGTACCCCCCCGGCGTCGACTTCCTGCAGCCCCTCTTCCACCCCGGGCTGGAGACGATCCTCGACTACGGCGGGGGGGGGGCGATCCGCGTCCTCGTCGACCCGGCGGCATTCGAGGACGCCGCAGCGAAATTCTCCGAGCAGGTAAGCCAGGGGGTGGCGCGCGCCTCCCTGCGCGACGCCGTCTTTTGCGAGCCGCAGCAGCTCTACCTTTCCCCCGGGGAGTTCCAGAGGCTCCTGGAGAAGGGGAAACTCCTTCTCCTCCCCCAGCTGGAGATCGGAACAGAGGAGAGCACGCTGAGGGTCGTCACGGAGGGGAACGCCGACCTGAAGCTGGAGATCGCCCCGGAAGGGGAACGAGCCCTTTCCGGCCTCACCGATCGCCTCTCCGCTTTCCTGGCGGCGGACTACCGCGTTCTCATCCCCTGCCACCAGCCGGGGCAGGCGCGCAGGCTCTTCGAGCTCCTGAGCCGCTACCAGCTACCGCTGGACGTCCTGGAAGGGGGATTCAACGAGGCCCTGCAGCGCCCCGGTGCCGGGGTGGAGATTCTCATCGGCGACATCGCCCGCGGCTTCAGGTTCCCCCGCGAGCGGCTGGCGATCATCGCGGAAGAGGAGATCTTCGGCAAGCGCGTGAAGAGGCGCGCCCTCTCCGAGACGCGCAAGAAGCAGCTCCTCTCCTCCCTCGCCGAGCTGAAGCCCGGCGACCACATCGTCCACGTGGACTTCGGCGTCGCCCTCTACCGCGGGCTGAAGCACCTGAGCCTCTCCGGCATGGAGGGGGACTTCCTTCTCCTCGAGTACGCGGGGGAGGACAAGCTCTACCTCCCGGTCGACCGCATAAACCTCGTGCAGCGCTACGTTGGGGTGGAGGGGAGCGAGCCGCGCCTGGACCGCCTCGGCGGACCGGGATGGGAAAAGGCGAAGGCGAAGGCGAAGGCCGAGGTACAGGAGATGGCCTCCGAGCTCCTGAAGATCCACGCCGCCCGGGAGATCCAGCAGGGGTACCAGTTCTCCCCCCGCGACGAGATGTACCGCGAGTTCGAGGCGACCTTCCCTTTCGAGGAGACGCCGGACCAGGCAAACGCCATCGAGGACGTCATCACCGACATGGAGAGCATCCGCCCCATGGACCGGCTGGTGTGCGGCGACGTCGGCTACGGGAAGACGGAGGTCGCCCTGCGCGCCGCCTTTAAGGCGGTCATGGACGGGAAGCAGGTCGCCGTTCTCGTCCCCACCACCGTCCTCGCCCAGCAGCACAGCGAGAGCTTCGCGGGACGCTTCAAGGACTACCCGGTGAGGGTGGAGATGCTGTCGCGCTTTCGCACCGCAAAGGAGCAGAAGGAGATCCTCGAGGGGGTGAAGGCGGGAAGGGTCGACGTCATCATCGGCACCCACCGCCTCCTGCAGAAGGACGTGGAGTTCAAGGACCTCGGGCTCATAGTGGTGGACGAGGAGCAGCGCTTCGGGGTGGCCCACAAGGAGAGGCTGAAGAAGTACCGCGCCGTCGTGGACATCCTCACCCTCACCGCCACACCCATCCCGCGCACCCTGTACATGTCCCTCATGGGGATTCGCGACCTCTCCATCATCGACACCCCCCCTGTCGACCGCCTCGCCATAAAGACCTTCGTGTCGCGCAGCTCCGACGAACTGATCCGGGAAGCGGTGATGCGGGAGCTGAAGCGCGGCGGGCAGGTCTTCTTCGTGCACAACAGGGTGCAGACGATCGATGCCATGGCGGCGGAGCTCCAGCGCATCGTGCCGGAGGCGAAGATAGGGGTCGGGCACGGCCAGATGGCGGAAAAGGAGCTGGAGCGGGTCATGCTCTCCTTCATGCACGGCGAGAGCAACCTTCTTTTGTGCACCACCATCATCGAGAGCGGGCTGGACATCCCCTCCGCAAACACCCTCATCGTGAACCGCGCCGACACCTTCGGCCTCTCCCAGCTCTACCAGCTGCGCGGCCGGGTCGGGCGCTCCAAGCAGCGCGCCTACGCCTACTTCCTCATACCGGGTGAGGGGGCGATCTCCCCCGACGCGCGGGAGCGGCTGAAGATCATCCAGGACATCACCGAGCTCGGCGCCGGGTTCCGCATCGCCACCCACGACCTGGAGATCCGCGGCGCCGGCGACCTCCTCGGCGCGCGCCAGTCCGGCGACATACTCGCCGTCGGCTACGAGCTGTACGTGGAGCTCCTGGACGAGGCGGTGCGCACCCTGAAGGGGGAGGAACTCCCGGAGCGGGTCGAGCCGGAGATAAAGCTGCGGGTCCCCGCCTTTATCCCGGAGGATTACGTCCCCGACCCGAACCAGCGCCTCATCCTCTACAAGAAGCTCGCGCAGCCCGCGGACGAGGCGCAGATCGACGACATCAGCGGCGAGCTGGTCGACCGCTTCGGCGCCCTCCCCCAGGCGGTGGTCTACCTCCTGGAGGTCATGCGCATCAGGACGCTCCTCAAGTCCCTGCTCGTGAAGGAGATCGAGGCCGCCGGAGGGGAACTGGTCCTCTCCTTCCACGAGAGGACTCCGGTATCACCCGATGCCATCACCGCGCTCTTGAAGAAGGAGAAGGGGCGATACCGCTTCACGCCACAGTTCAAACTGCACGCGAAACTCGGCGACAGCTCGTTCGACGGGGTACTGGCAGAGGCCAGAAATCTCTTGAAAACGCTGTACTGATATGCTAGCGTGCGCCCGGATTGGAAGTTACTAAAAAGACTGGAAAAGGAGCTATCGTGCGCGCTAAGAGAACCGTGGCATGCCTGGCACTGGCCCTTGTGGTGGCCGCCGGTGCAGGGTGCAAGAAAGAGGAAGGCGGGGCAAAGAAGGAAGAGGCCAAGGGGACGGTAGTGCTTGCCGAGGTGAACGGCACCAAGATCACCGACGCGGATTTCCGCCATGAGACGGAGAACCTCCCCCCCTACCTGAAGCCGATGACGGAAACCCCGGAGGGGAAGAAGGAGATGCTCGATACCATGGTGGTGCGCGAGCTCATCATGCAGCAGGCCAATAAGGACGGCATCGACAAGTCCCCGGAGGTCGCGCAGAAGCTGGAAGAGCTCAAGAAGCGCCTCGTGGTTGAGGCGTACCTGAAGAAGAAGGTGGAGCAGTCGGCGACCCCCACGGACGCCGAGATGAAGGCCTTTTACGAGAAGAACAAGGACAAGTTCAACAGCGGCGAGCAGATCAAGGCGAGCCACATTCTCGTGAAGAGCGAGGACGAGGCGAAGCAGATCGAAAAGGAGCTGAAAGGGGGAGCGAGCTTCGAGGATCTGGCGAAGAAGCACTCCATGGATGCCGCGGCACAGAAGGGGGGCGATCTCGGCTGGTTCGGCAGGGGGTCCATGCTGCCGGAGTTCGAGAATGCCGCCTTCAGCCTGAAGGAAGGGCAGATCTCCCCGATCGTGAAGACGAAGTTCGGCTACCACATCATAAAGCTCACCGGGAAGCGCCCGGCGGGGCAGCGCTCTTACGAAGAGGTGAAGGACCAGATCAAGCAGGCGCTGATCCCCGAGAAGCAGCAGGAAGTCTTCAAGAAGCTGAAGGAAGACCTGAAGAAGGACGCGAAGATAACGGTGAACCAGGACGCGCTGAAGGGGACCGCCCCGAAGGGCGCCGAAGAAGCAAAGCCGGCGCAGAGTGCGCCCGCGAAGCCCTAGGAAGCAACAAAGAGGGGAATGCGGCGGCCGGGCTCATGTCCGGCCGCTTTGTTTCTCGTGACAGCGGTTATAGAGAGAACTTATGGGAAAGATCATTACCTGCATCGCGCTGCTCCTGATTTGCGCGATCCCCGCATTTGCGGCACCGAAGGTCATCGACAGCATTGCCGCCATCGTCAACGACGAGGTCATCACCGCACATGAGGTGGACCGCGAGTACGCCCAGATACTGAAGGAAAAGAACCCCGGCAGCGACCTCATCGGCCTGCGCGGCGTGGCGCTGAACCGCCTGGTGGACAAAAAGCTCATCGACCAGAAGATCCGTGAGGCGGGGATCAAGGTGTCGGACGAAGAACTGAAGCAGTCGATCGAGGACGTAAAGAAGC
The DNA window shown above is from Geomonas sp. RF6 and carries:
- the dnaX gene encoding DNA polymerase III subunit gamma/tau, which codes for MSYLVLARKWRPQTFTDLVGQEHVSQTLKNAIDGGRVAHAFLFTGARGVGKTSSARILAKALNCETGTTTEPCNECPACQEITQGTSVDVFEIDGASNTSVDDVRELRENIKYLPSRSRYKIFIIDEVHMLSTSAFNALLKTLEEPPPHVKFIFATTEPHKVPITILSRCQRFDFKRIALPRIAARLRFIVDQEGVAISDEALNLVARKGDGSMRDALSTLDQVLAFCGATVSDADAAALLGVVDRTLLSDACRAVFSGDSRGVLQLVARVDSFGYSMRHFCQELIERLRAVAVLNAVPDGADLLDLSEAEVEEMGALARGTTGQEVQRRLQILLKAEGEMAQGSFPRLILEMALLKMTSLAPAIPVDELLRRLKALEGGVSVAAAPRPAPQGAPRPAAAPAAPAPPVREAAPAKAPAFAPPPAPASAAPAPPREAPVAAAPLAPAGADRDELWAGLVRYVKGKKPFLATFLEEVHPITVTRELLEIGGPVGSYHLKSLQDPEKIADLKAMAKGYFGVDTNVRVVPLTAAGSDTPATLAEKKSLEDARRRETLRKEAEEHPLVAQAVHLFDGEIADVQELAAEKV
- a CDS encoding peptidylprolyl isomerase; the encoded protein is MRAKRTVACLALALVVAAGAGCKKEEGGAKKEEAKGTVVLAEVNGTKITDADFRHETENLPPYLKPMTETPEGKKEMLDTMVVRELIMQQANKDGIDKSPEVAQKLEELKKRLVVEAYLKKKVEQSATPTDAEMKAFYEKNKDKFNSGEQIKASHILVKSEDEAKQIEKELKGGASFEDLAKKHSMDAAAQKGGDLGWFGRGSMLPEFENAAFSLKEGQISPIVKTKFGYHIIKLTGKRPAGQRSYEEVKDQIKQALIPEKQQEVFKKLKEDLKKDAKITVNQDALKGTAPKGAEEAKPAQSAPAKP
- the mfd gene encoding transcription-repair coupling factor; this encodes MTTTPDYLQEISALLTPENATASVAGLKGSAPAYLLSRLLAAASAPLLIVTPDQDSADEMVRELRFFSATPEEIVPFPAWDIAPMEAAPVHADVIGERLNALFRLLDGRARAVVVPAQAALQRVMPRATLGEVSQYLVTGEELERETLLHKLVQLGYSQTPVVEDRSTFSVRGGILDVFPPDLEKPVRIEFFGDQVETMRAFDPLTQRSLEPVEELVLLPGREFILSEEVLKRFAPLLKRRCDEMGIGADRRRELLDQLQHGMYPPGVDFLQPLFHPGLETILDYGGGGAIRVLVDPAAFEDAAAKFSEQVSQGVARASLRDAVFCEPQQLYLSPGEFQRLLEKGKLLLLPQLEIGTEESTLRVVTEGNADLKLEIAPEGERALSGLTDRLSAFLAADYRVLIPCHQPGQARRLFELLSRYQLPLDVLEGGFNEALQRPGAGVEILIGDIARGFRFPRERLAIIAEEEIFGKRVKRRALSETRKKQLLSSLAELKPGDHIVHVDFGVALYRGLKHLSLSGMEGDFLLLEYAGEDKLYLPVDRINLVQRYVGVEGSEPRLDRLGGPGWEKAKAKAKAEVQEMASELLKIHAAREIQQGYQFSPRDEMYREFEATFPFEETPDQANAIEDVITDMESIRPMDRLVCGDVGYGKTEVALRAAFKAVMDGKQVAVLVPTTVLAQQHSESFAGRFKDYPVRVEMLSRFRTAKEQKEILEGVKAGRVDVIIGTHRLLQKDVEFKDLGLIVVDEEQRFGVAHKERLKKYRAVVDILTLTATPIPRTLYMSLMGIRDLSIIDTPPVDRLAIKTFVSRSSDELIREAVMRELKRGGQVFFVHNRVQTIDAMAAELQRIVPEAKIGVGHGQMAEKELERVMLSFMHGESNLLLCTTIIESGLDIPSANTLIVNRADTFGLSQLYQLRGRVGRSKQRAYAYFLIPGEGAISPDARERLKIIQDITELGAGFRIATHDLEIRGAGDLLGARQSGDILAVGYELYVELLDEAVRTLKGEELPERVEPEIKLRVPAFIPEDYVPDPNQRLILYKKLAQPADEAQIDDISGELVDRFGALPQAVVYLLEVMRIRTLLKSLLVKEIEAAGGELVLSFHERTPVSPDAITALLKKEKGRYRFTPQFKLHAKLGDSSFDGVLAEARNLLKTLY